A genomic segment from Dietzia psychralcaliphila encodes:
- a CDS encoding NAD(P)H-quinone oxidoreductase, with product MKAIEYRNGPDSLRLTEVDDPIPGPGEVLVDIAATAVNRADLLQSKGHYPPPPGASEILGLECSGRISAVGKGVEGLAVGDEVCALLAGGGYAEKVAVPAGQVMPVPTGVSLHEAATLPEVACTVWSNLVMTGGLGRGVLTAHARWGDTELGAPRVLIHGGAGGIGSHAIQVCRALGARVATTAGGPEKTQKCRDLGADLVIDYRDEDFPDRVREWTDDDERGRGVDLILDVMGAKYLEPNIASLAPDGRLIVIGMQGGMKGELNLGALLPRRAGVLATNLRARPVDGPGGKTGICREVVDHVWPMIAAGDVTTRVSREIPLERAAEALALLESGESHGKILLTVE from the coding sequence ATGAAGGCCATCGAATACCGCAACGGTCCCGATTCCCTGCGGCTGACCGAGGTCGACGATCCGATTCCCGGTCCCGGCGAGGTCCTCGTCGACATCGCGGCCACGGCCGTCAACCGCGCCGACCTCCTGCAGTCGAAGGGTCACTACCCGCCGCCGCCCGGCGCGTCGGAGATCCTCGGCCTCGAGTGTTCCGGTCGGATCTCGGCCGTGGGCAAGGGAGTCGAGGGACTGGCAGTAGGCGACGAGGTGTGCGCCCTCCTGGCCGGCGGCGGGTACGCCGAGAAGGTCGCCGTGCCGGCCGGGCAGGTGATGCCGGTGCCGACGGGCGTGTCATTGCACGAGGCGGCGACGCTGCCCGAGGTGGCGTGCACGGTGTGGTCCAACCTTGTCATGACGGGCGGACTCGGCCGCGGCGTCCTGACCGCGCACGCCCGGTGGGGAGACACCGAACTCGGCGCGCCGCGCGTGCTGATCCACGGCGGGGCCGGCGGGATCGGCTCCCACGCCATCCAGGTCTGCCGTGCGCTCGGCGCCCGCGTGGCCACCACCGCCGGCGGTCCGGAGAAAACGCAGAAGTGTCGTGACCTCGGGGCCGACCTGGTGATCGACTACCGCGACGAGGACTTCCCCGACCGGGTCAGGGAGTGGACCGACGACGACGAGCGAGGCCGTGGCGTCGACCTGATCCTCGACGTGATGGGCGCGAAGTACCTCGAGCCCAATATCGCCTCACTCGCCCCGGACGGCCGACTGATCGTGATCGGCATGCAGGGCGGGATGAAGGGTGAGCTGAACCTGGGCGCCCTACTCCCGCGTCGCGCCGGAGTGCTGGCCACCAACCTCCGGGCCCGCCCCGTGGACGGCCCCGGCGGCAAGACCGGCATCTGCCGGGAGGTGGTGGACCACGTCTGGCCGATGATCGCGGCGGGGGACGTGACCACCCGCGTCTCGCGTGAGATCCCACTGGAGCGGGCCGCGGAGGCGCTGGCCCTGCTCGAGTCGGGCGAGAGCCACGGCAAGATCCTGCTGACCGTCGAGTGA
- a CDS encoding PadR family transcriptional regulator: MSLKFAILTSLTERAGSGIELARRFDKSIGYFWPATHQQIYRELDRLGESGLIRELPLVGAPSRGNPRRFEVTEDGRTLLTEWICEPDEPDPMRSTMAVRVRAAAATGAVHEVRKALMHHRDQRAANLGRYREIEDRDFARTDPGDARDLLQHRVLRLGIEVEQAWVSWCDEVLEMLDRLPAS; this comes from the coding sequence ATGTCACTGAAGTTCGCGATCCTCACCTCGCTGACCGAGCGGGCGGGGAGCGGGATCGAGCTGGCGCGACGGTTCGACAAGTCCATCGGCTACTTCTGGCCGGCGACCCACCAGCAGATCTACCGGGAGCTGGATCGACTGGGGGAGTCCGGACTGATCCGGGAGCTCCCCCTCGTCGGCGCCCCCTCGCGGGGCAATCCGCGTCGTTTCGAGGTCACCGAGGACGGCCGGACGCTGCTCACCGAGTGGATCTGCGAACCGGACGAGCCCGATCCGATGCGGTCCACCATGGCGGTGCGGGTGCGAGCCGCAGCCGCGACGGGGGCGGTCCACGAGGTCCGGAAGGCGCTGATGCACCACCGCGACCAGCGGGCCGCCAACCTCGGCCGGTACCGCGAGATCGAGGATCGGGACTTCGCCCGGACCGACCCCGGGGACGCCCGCGACCTGCTCCAACACCGGGTGCTCAGGCTGGGCATCGAGGTGGAACAGGCGTGGGTGAGCTGGTGCGACGAGGTGCTCGAGATGCTGGACCGCCTACCGGCGAGCTGA
- a CDS encoding SRPBCC domain-containing protein codes for MTEELKDLSFTVSGRVGRPVDDVYEAVADPAQLSRYFTTGGARGRLEPGTQVSWDFADFPGRFPVTVVEADPPRRLVIRWEGVDSSEPDTTTVFEFEPIDDGARTLVTITERSWRLTPGGAENAFGNCAGWTGMLAALKAWVEHGINLREGFYA; via the coding sequence ATGACCGAGGAGCTGAAAGACCTGTCCTTCACCGTGTCGGGACGTGTGGGGCGACCCGTCGACGACGTCTACGAGGCTGTGGCCGATCCCGCGCAGTTGTCCCGCTACTTCACGACCGGAGGCGCACGTGGCCGGCTCGAACCGGGCACCCAGGTGTCGTGGGACTTCGCCGACTTCCCCGGACGCTTCCCCGTGACGGTGGTCGAGGCGGACCCGCCCCGACGCCTGGTCATCAGATGGGAGGGAGTCGACTCCTCCGAACCGGACACCACCACGGTCTTCGAGTTCGAGCCGATCGACGACGGGGCGCGCACCCTGGTCACCATCACCGAGCGGTCGTGGCGACTGACGCCCGGCGGTGCGGAGAACGCGTTCGGCAACTGCGCGGGGTGGACGGGGATGCTCGCCGCGCTCAAGGCGTGGGTCGAACACGGCATCAACCTGCGGGAGGGCTTCTACGCCTGA
- a CDS encoding NADP-dependent oxidoreductase codes for MTTSTQIQLISRPRGWPTHDDFRSVVVDLPDLADGEVRVANEYLSVDPYMRGRMNEGRSYIPPFELNETMTGGAVGRVVESRSDAHPVGSVVMHDLGWRDVAQGDGRQFRVVQEIEGVPVSAYLGILGTTGLTAYVGLLHIGRFQKGESVFVSGAAGSVGSAVGQIARLMGASKVVGSAGSAEKVEKATSSYGFDAALNYKDGPVRTLLREYFGREDGEGIDVYFDNVGGDHLEAALDLMNDDGRLALCGAISSYNATERAPGPDNMWHAITRGLTLQGFTVNKYMHLFKEFAEKVGPWVASGEIVFDETVVEGIDNSVDAFLDLMRGANVGKMLVKI; via the coding sequence ATGACGACAAGCACCCAGATCCAGCTCATCAGCCGTCCCCGCGGCTGGCCGACCCATGACGACTTCCGCTCCGTCGTCGTCGACCTCCCTGACCTCGCCGATGGCGAGGTGCGCGTGGCCAACGAGTACCTCTCCGTGGACCCCTACATGCGTGGCCGGATGAACGAGGGCCGCTCCTACATCCCGCCGTTCGAGCTCAACGAGACGATGACGGGCGGAGCCGTCGGGCGTGTCGTGGAGTCCCGCTCGGACGCCCACCCGGTCGGCTCGGTCGTGATGCACGACCTCGGCTGGCGGGACGTCGCCCAGGGCGACGGCCGGCAGTTCCGGGTGGTGCAGGAGATCGAGGGAGTCCCGGTCTCCGCGTACCTGGGGATCCTCGGGACCACAGGCCTCACGGCCTACGTGGGGCTGTTGCACATCGGGCGCTTCCAGAAGGGCGAGTCCGTCTTCGTCTCGGGTGCCGCCGGTTCGGTCGGTTCGGCCGTCGGGCAGATCGCCAGGTTGATGGGCGCCTCCAAGGTCGTCGGTTCGGCCGGCAGCGCGGAGAAGGTCGAGAAGGCCACCTCGAGCTACGGATTCGACGCGGCCCTCAATTACAAGGACGGCCCGGTCCGCACGCTCCTGCGCGAGTACTTCGGTCGCGAGGACGGCGAGGGCATCGACGTCTACTTCGACAACGTCGGCGGCGACCACCTCGAGGCCGCGCTGGACCTGATGAACGATGACGGTCGCCTGGCCCTGTGCGGCGCGATCAGCTCGTACAACGCCACCGAGCGCGCGCCCGGCCCGGACAACATGTGGCACGCCATCACCCGTGGGCTCACCCTGCAGGGCTTCACCGTGAACAAGTACATGCACCTGTTCAAGGAGTTCGCGGAGAAGGTCGGGCCGTGGGTGGCCTCGGGCGAGATCGTCTTCGACGAGACTGTGGTCGAGGGCATCGACAACTCGGTCGACGCGTTCCTCGACCTCATGCGCGGGGCCAACGTCGGGAAGATGCTGGTCAAGATCTGA
- a CDS encoding alpha/beta hydrolase family protein → MRAARIGLGLTTVLALGSGCVTTGAAPVVVTDLGAPARLDEVTVQRFEYPTHDTPDPEQNWADLYLPAGEQRIDSIPLAVLIHGGAWQDQIGADAFDPLARKLASRGMAVYNIEYRRVGSGGGWPTTFHDVANALDHVAEVDKKFPQITTDDELVVGHSAGAQLAVWGGTRHLLEDDEVGAKPAFRPTRVVSIAGPLDMVYAATHGDDRIVTAMGGTPAGVPERYAKVDPIQNIDADTPVVAMHGARDVTVSPENSQRYVDAVVQAGGKAKMILFNDEDHVSLVSGDSRAYPRVLEIIRHVSAADLHETTA, encoded by the coding sequence ATGAGAGCCGCGCGGATCGGCCTGGGCCTGACGACCGTCCTGGCGCTCGGCTCCGGATGCGTGACCACCGGCGCGGCGCCGGTCGTGGTCACCGATCTCGGCGCCCCCGCCAGACTCGACGAGGTCACCGTCCAGCGGTTCGAGTACCCGACGCACGACACTCCGGATCCGGAGCAGAACTGGGCGGACCTCTACCTCCCCGCAGGCGAACAGCGGATCGACTCGATCCCCCTGGCTGTCCTCATCCACGGCGGGGCGTGGCAGGACCAGATCGGGGCTGACGCCTTCGATCCACTCGCCCGGAAGCTCGCCAGCCGCGGCATGGCCGTCTACAACATCGAGTACCGGCGGGTGGGTTCGGGCGGCGGATGGCCCACCACCTTCCACGACGTGGCGAACGCACTGGACCACGTGGCCGAGGTGGACAAGAAGTTCCCACAGATCACCACCGACGACGAGTTGGTGGTGGGGCACAGCGCGGGGGCACAGCTCGCCGTCTGGGGCGGTACCCGGCACCTGCTGGAGGACGACGAGGTCGGCGCGAAGCCGGCGTTCCGACCGACGCGGGTGGTCTCGATCGCCGGGCCACTGGACATGGTCTACGCGGCCACCCACGGCGACGACAGGATCGTCACGGCGATGGGCGGCACCCCGGCGGGGGTTCCGGAACGCTACGCGAAGGTGGATCCCATCCAGAACATCGACGCCGACACCCCGGTGGTCGCCATGCACGGTGCCCGCGACGTGACCGTGTCACCAGAGAACTCCCAGCGCTACGTGGATGCGGTCGTCCAGGCCGGAGGGAAGGCCAAGATGATCCTGTTCAACGACGAGGACCACGTCTCCCTCGTGTCAGGGGACTCCCGCGCCTACCCGCGGGTGCTCGAGATCATCCGCCACGTCTCGGCCGCGGACCTGCACGAGACGACAGCCTGA
- a CDS encoding lipase family protein, protein MAGTSSTARALRRGVASALAAVVLLGTSVGLGAGSAAAQSAAPPPVPLPSADPFYTPDGPITDLAPGTVIDSRSMTYGSLERATPLASTQVLYRTTDQAGAPSATVATILRPLVPGPPRVISYHMAYDALGSQCDPSYTLTGNGTPGQAGIAEQGVIAGYLAAGFTVVVPDYEGPDLEWTIGRQSAYAALDGVRATIDHLGLPASTPVGLAGYSGGSVPTQWGAEMAPTYAPELNIVGAAAGGLPVNVAHNLPYVSGSATWAGVIPALVVSYQRAYGIDTGSFLSDYGRQLVDTVSSQCINAFAADYPGLTDAQMVRAPYTSLLDIPAVVSAIGDNVMGTTGTPRVPMLLAVGNVDGIGDSVMVTADVAGLAYEYCTRGVAVTYAQYDRLSHSEAFVPFQAQTAQFLADRFAGVAPTSNCQGT, encoded by the coding sequence ATGGCCGGGACCAGTTCCACTGCGAGGGCCCTGCGCCGGGGCGTCGCATCCGCTCTCGCCGCCGTGGTCCTCTTAGGTACGAGCGTTGGCCTGGGGGCGGGATCGGCCGCGGCGCAGTCCGCCGCCCCGCCACCCGTGCCCCTCCCGTCCGCCGACCCGTTCTACACCCCCGACGGGCCGATCACCGATCTCGCGCCGGGGACGGTGATCGACAGCAGATCGATGACCTACGGCTCGCTCGAACGCGCCACCCCGCTCGCCAGCACCCAGGTGCTCTACCGGACGACCGACCAGGCGGGCGCCCCGAGCGCCACGGTCGCGACGATCCTCAGGCCCCTGGTCCCGGGGCCGCCGAGGGTGATCTCGTACCACATGGCCTACGACGCCCTGGGCTCCCAATGCGACCCCTCTTACACCCTGACCGGCAACGGCACGCCCGGCCAGGCGGGGATAGCCGAACAGGGCGTCATCGCCGGGTACCTCGCAGCGGGATTCACCGTCGTGGTCCCCGACTACGAGGGCCCCGACCTGGAGTGGACGATCGGGCGACAGTCCGCCTACGCCGCACTCGACGGCGTCCGCGCGACCATCGACCACCTCGGTCTGCCCGCCTCGACCCCGGTCGGGCTGGCCGGATACTCCGGTGGGTCCGTGCCCACCCAGTGGGGTGCCGAGATGGCGCCGACGTACGCGCCGGAGCTCAACATCGTCGGCGCGGCCGCCGGAGGGCTCCCCGTGAACGTCGCACACAACCTCCCGTATGTGAGCGGGAGCGCCACATGGGCCGGGGTCATCCCCGCACTCGTCGTGTCCTATCAGCGCGCATATGGAATCGACACCGGCAGTTTCCTGTCCGACTACGGCCGACAGCTCGTCGACACCGTCAGCTCGCAGTGCATCAACGCCTTCGCCGCCGACTACCCCGGACTCACCGACGCCCAGATGGTCCGCGCCCCGTACACGTCCCTGCTGGACATCCCGGCGGTGGTGAGCGCGATCGGGGACAACGTGATGGGCACGACGGGCACGCCACGGGTTCCGATGCTGCTCGCCGTGGGCAACGTCGACGGGATCGGCGACTCGGTCATGGTGACCGCGGACGTGGCCGGCCTGGCGTACGAGTACTGCACCCGCGGGGTCGCCGTCACCTACGCGCAGTACGACCGTCTCAGTCACTCCGAGGCCTTCGTGCCCTTCCAGGCGCAGACAGCCCAGTTCCTCGCCGACCGGTTCGCCGGGGTCGCCCCCACCTCCAACTGCCAGGGGACGTGA
- a CDS encoding alpha/beta hydrolase family protein, which produces MSTFFSARPHRALSKGFYKDPDFDYEVRCLLGAVAYGAAEAGEVLATVDGVGDGDHEHWFRAWHDLGSRVRAAAEQEAAAGRTVTASTAYLRAATYLAVAVNAASGLQSEDQLTSTFRLQRSSWEGFVDTTDQIIERVSIPWEQGTMPGWFLRPSTDPEPRRTLVMVNGSDGATSGLWHNGAAGALARGYNVLLFDGPGQQSMLFERGIGFRPDWESVLAPVVDLLLGRSDVDPARLAVYGLSQGGYWVPRALAYEHRFAAAVADPGVVDVAASWNAHIPSSLMSLFRAGKKEAFDRDMSLGMKFSSSTARTWAFRARPYGETGYFDTLAEVHRYTLTIDEMSGITTPLLVTDPEDEQFWPGQSEQLAAGASGPTELARFTAADGANFHCQPLARQLTDARMFGWLDSVLA; this is translated from the coding sequence ATGTCGACCTTCTTCTCGGCGCGGCCACACCGCGCACTGAGCAAGGGTTTCTACAAGGATCCCGACTTCGACTACGAGGTGCGGTGTCTTCTCGGCGCCGTCGCCTACGGCGCCGCCGAGGCCGGCGAGGTACTGGCGACCGTGGACGGCGTCGGCGACGGCGATCACGAACACTGGTTCCGGGCCTGGCACGACCTCGGGAGCAGGGTCCGCGCCGCGGCGGAGCAGGAGGCGGCGGCAGGGCGGACGGTGACCGCCTCGACGGCCTACCTGCGCGCGGCCACCTACCTCGCGGTGGCGGTGAACGCGGCGAGCGGCCTGCAGTCCGAGGACCAGCTGACGTCCACCTTCCGCCTGCAACGATCGAGCTGGGAGGGCTTCGTCGACACCACCGACCAGATCATCGAGCGGGTGTCGATCCCCTGGGAGCAGGGCACGATGCCCGGGTGGTTCCTCCGGCCGTCCACCGATCCGGAGCCCCGTCGGACCCTGGTGATGGTCAACGGCAGTGACGGAGCGACCAGCGGGCTCTGGCACAACGGCGCGGCCGGTGCGCTCGCGCGTGGGTACAACGTGCTGCTGTTCGACGGACCGGGGCAGCAGTCCATGCTGTTCGAGCGCGGGATCGGCTTCCGCCCGGACTGGGAGTCGGTCCTCGCCCCCGTCGTCGACCTCCTCCTGGGCCGCTCCGACGTCGACCCCGCGAGACTGGCCGTCTACGGCCTCAGTCAGGGCGGCTACTGGGTGCCGCGGGCCCTGGCGTACGAACACCGCTTCGCCGCCGCGGTCGCGGACCCCGGGGTCGTGGACGTGGCGGCGTCGTGGAACGCGCACATCCCCTCCAGCCTGATGTCGTTGTTCCGGGCGGGCAAGAAGGAGGCGTTCGACCGCGACATGTCCCTGGGGATGAAGTTCTCGTCCTCGACAGCGCGGACGTGGGCGTTCCGTGCCCGCCCGTACGGCGAGACCGGGTACTTCGACACCCTCGCCGAGGTCCACCGCTACACGCTGACAATCGACGAGATGTCCGGGATCACCACCCCCCTGCTCGTGACCGATCCCGAGGACGAGCAGTTCTGGCCCGGCCAGTCCGAGCAGCTCGCCGCCGGCGCGAGCGGCCCCACCGAACTGGCGCGGTTCACCGCCGCCGACGGCGCCAACTTCCACTGTCAGCCACTGGCGAGGCAACTCACCGACGCGCGGATGTTCGGCTGGCTCGACTCGGTCTTGGCTTGA
- a CDS encoding polysaccharide pyruvyl transferase family protein produces the protein MTSTPRAAPASRLRRRARRRLDATRAAADARWGRPREVHRPVYLIAPAGHPNHGDEQLLAGWLRHLRHSLPGTPVVVDCHTPGQASVLHHGEHPDVLFTDTLWRLAGEHSGAVDAIGFCRRAVGDLGVRPALASGIDLLRSASVVHLIGGGYVNDLWPHHLGVVAAAGEAGRLAGARVVATGQGFVPCDDAERLAGALRDYHLVAVRDAASLDLLAGTGVPVRHVADDGWLALSGAGGVEAGDHPVYSSDPDACRDLVVCAQSDLVEPEELADTVGRVLAAWAVPGERITVVESIPGGDRVVWDMLCDRAEAASGAGGDDDEVGRALAALHLPRARVVPFQELWSTGLPARPGQVWLTSRFHPHLFAAARGASGVALRTGSAFYDVKHGSLRAAGSPWSSASTGEGLPAETAGAEEPDAAGSTRIPAMPDTAWPAGIPAVPDTAWPAGIPAMPVAGGFAPATVAMLVSGAERLAEEIYPTGSR, from the coding sequence ATGACGTCGACTCCTCGAGCCGCGCCCGCCTCCCGCCTGCGTCGACGGGCCCGCCGACGGCTCGACGCCACGAGGGCCGCGGCGGACGCGCGCTGGGGTCGACCCCGTGAGGTCCACCGGCCCGTCTACCTGATCGCCCCGGCCGGCCACCCCAACCACGGCGACGAGCAACTGCTGGCGGGGTGGCTGCGTCACCTCCGTCACAGTCTCCCCGGCACGCCCGTGGTGGTGGACTGCCACACCCCGGGGCAGGCGTCGGTCCTCCACCATGGCGAGCACCCGGACGTGCTGTTCACCGACACGCTGTGGCGCCTGGCGGGGGAGCACTCGGGCGCGGTCGACGCCATCGGGTTCTGCCGCCGCGCGGTGGGCGACCTCGGGGTGCGACCGGCGCTCGCGTCGGGCATCGACCTGCTGCGCAGCGCGTCGGTCGTGCACCTGATCGGCGGCGGGTACGTCAACGACCTGTGGCCGCACCACCTCGGCGTGGTCGCGGCGGCGGGAGAGGCCGGCCGGCTGGCCGGTGCGCGCGTGGTGGCCACGGGGCAGGGGTTCGTGCCGTGCGACGACGCCGAGCGGCTGGCGGGGGCGTTGCGCGACTACCACCTGGTCGCCGTCCGCGACGCCGCCTCGCTCGACCTCCTCGCCGGCACCGGGGTGCCCGTTCGCCACGTGGCCGACGACGGGTGGCTGGCGCTGTCCGGCGCGGGGGGAGTGGAGGCCGGTGACCACCCCGTCTACTCCTCCGATCCCGACGCCTGCCGCGATCTGGTGGTCTGTGCCCAGTCCGATCTGGTCGAACCGGAGGAACTCGCCGACACCGTCGGGCGTGTGCTCGCCGCGTGGGCGGTGCCGGGAGAGCGGATCACCGTGGTCGAGTCGATCCCCGGAGGTGACCGGGTGGTGTGGGACATGCTGTGTGACCGCGCCGAAGCCGCCTCCGGCGCTGGTGGTGACGACGACGAGGTGGGTCGCGCCCTGGCGGCCCTGCACCTGCCCCGCGCGCGCGTCGTGCCGTTCCAGGAACTCTGGTCCACGGGTCTTCCCGCCCGGCCCGGACAGGTCTGGCTGACCAGCCGTTTCCACCCGCATCTCTTCGCGGCGGCCCGCGGCGCCTCGGGTGTGGCCCTGCGGACGGGGTCGGCCTTCTACGACGTCAAGCACGGTTCGTTGCGGGCCGCCGGGTCGCCGTGGAGCTCGGCGAGCACCGGGGAGGGTCTGCCAGCCGAGACCGCGGGGGCCGAGGAGCCAGACGCGGCCGGGTCGACGAGGATCCCCGCGATGCCCGATACGGCCTGGCCAGCAGGGATCCCCGCGGTGCCCGATACGGCCTGGCCAGCAGGGATCCCCGCGATGCCCGTGGCGGGCGGCTTCGCTCCCGCGACGGTCGCCATGCTCGTGTCGGGGGCGGAGCGGTTGGCGGAGGAGATCTATCCGACCGGGTCACGATGA
- a CDS encoding ArsR/SmtB family transcription factor, translated as MSAGERKGPGDDDAVFKALAAPIRRRMLDALKDSPRTTGELCALFPESDRTTVLQHLRVLERADLVTGRRIGRERHLTLAPLPIKRIHDRWIGDFARAAVDLLDELDR; from the coding sequence ATGTCTGCCGGTGAGCGCAAGGGTCCGGGCGATGATGACGCCGTGTTCAAGGCGCTCGCCGCTCCGATCCGGCGGCGCATGTTGGACGCACTCAAGGACTCGCCGCGCACCACCGGCGAGCTCTGCGCCCTGTTCCCCGAGAGCGACCGCACCACCGTGCTGCAGCATCTGCGCGTGCTCGAGCGGGCCGACCTGGTGACGGGGCGCAGGATCGGCCGCGAGCGCCACCTGACGCTCGCGCCGCTCCCGATCAAGCGCATCCATGACCGGTGGATCGGCGACTTCGCGCGGGCAGCGGTCGATCTCCTCGACGAGCTCGACCGCTGA
- a CDS encoding NAD(P)H-dependent flavin oxidoreductase has protein sequence MALPSVLAGPLTVPVVASPMFIYSGPELVAAQCQAGVIGSFPALNARPQSVLGEWLDQITESNAAYAAANPDRYVAPFAVNQIVHRSNDRLEQDLATVVEHEVPIVITSLGARTEVNDAVHSYGGIVLHDVINDKFARKAIEKGADGLVAVAAGAGGHAGTQSPFALIQEIREWFDGPLLLSGAIAHGRSILAAQAAGADLAYVGSAFLATEESRAAAEYKQMIVDSSASDIVYSNLFTGIHGNYLRGSIEAAGLNPDDLPVSDPTAMDFGSGGGADSKAWRDIWGAGQGVGAVTSTGSVRDLVERFRAEYEQAASALAVR, from the coding sequence ATGGCCCTTCCCTCCGTCCTCGCCGGCCCGCTCACCGTGCCGGTGGTCGCCTCGCCGATGTTCATCTACTCCGGCCCCGAGCTCGTGGCCGCGCAGTGCCAGGCCGGGGTCATCGGGTCGTTCCCGGCGCTCAACGCGCGACCGCAGTCGGTCCTGGGGGAGTGGCTGGACCAGATCACCGAGAGCAACGCGGCCTACGCCGCGGCGAACCCGGACCGGTACGTGGCGCCGTTCGCCGTCAACCAGATCGTCCACCGGTCCAACGACCGGCTCGAGCAGGACCTCGCGACCGTCGTCGAGCACGAGGTGCCGATCGTCATCACCTCTCTCGGTGCCCGTACCGAGGTCAACGACGCCGTCCACTCCTACGGCGGCATCGTGCTGCACGACGTGATCAACGACAAGTTCGCCCGCAAGGCCATCGAGAAGGGTGCGGACGGGCTCGTGGCGGTGGCCGCCGGCGCCGGAGGCCACGCCGGGACGCAGTCGCCGTTCGCCCTGATCCAGGAGATCCGCGAGTGGTTCGACGGCCCGCTGCTGCTGTCCGGGGCGATCGCGCACGGTCGGTCGATCCTCGCCGCGCAGGCCGCCGGCGCCGACCTGGCGTACGTGGGTTCGGCGTTCCTCGCGACCGAGGAGTCCCGCGCGGCCGCGGAGTACAAGCAGATGATCGTCGACAGCTCCGCCTCCGACATCGTCTACAGCAACCTGTTCACCGGGATCCACGGCAACTACCTGCGCGGCAGCATCGAGGCGGCCGGGCTGAACCCCGACGACCTGCCCGTCTCGGATCCCACGGCGATGGACTTCGGCTCCGGTGGGGGCGCGGATTCCAAGGCGTGGCGCGACATCTGGGGCGCGGGCCAGGGAGTCGGCGCGGTCACCTCGACGGGCTCAGTCCGAGACCTGGTCGAGCGGTTCCGCGCGGAGTACGAGCAGGCGGCCTCCGCGCTGGCAGTGCGCTGA
- a CDS encoding SRPBCC family protein, which yields MTASRTIPASASEVFSLLADPARHKDTEPGDWVRDAVTTEAISGVGDVFAINMYREAGGGDYVIHNVVTAFEPDRTIEWEPGRTDETGHLSTGGWSWRYDLSPAGASTEVTLRYDWSRTREEFAAEIGGMPPFGRDFLEASLASLEAALVN from the coding sequence ATGACCGCGAGCCGAACGATCCCGGCGTCTGCGTCGGAGGTCTTCTCGCTGCTGGCGGACCCCGCCCGCCACAAAGACACCGAACCCGGGGACTGGGTACGCGACGCGGTCACGACGGAGGCCATCAGCGGGGTCGGGGACGTCTTCGCGATCAACATGTACAGGGAGGCCGGGGGCGGTGACTACGTCATACACAACGTGGTCACGGCATTCGAGCCGGACCGCACGATCGAATGGGAGCCCGGCCGAACCGACGAGACCGGTCACCTCTCCACGGGCGGGTGGAGTTGGCGATACGACCTGTCCCCCGCGGGCGCGTCCACCGAGGTCACCCTCCGGTACGACTGGTCCCGCACACGTGAGGAGTTCGCCGCCGAGATCGGTGGGATGCCGCCGTTCGGGCGCGATTTCCTCGAGGCGTCGCTGGCCTCTCTCGAGGCGGCGTTGGTGAACTGA